A section of the Bacteroidota bacterium genome encodes:
- a CDS encoding MmcQ/YjbR family DNA-binding protein, translating into MVNLKTFRKIALSFPEATEEPHFEKISFRVNKKIFATYDSKNKRACIKLSEVDQNVFSSFDRSVVFPVPDKWGKQGWTFINLNKVRKDMFTDALSMAYCMLAPKKFSSIVRLREKE; encoded by the coding sequence ATGGTCAATCTGAAAACATTCCGAAAGATCGCGTTATCCTTCCCCGAAGCAACAGAGGAGCCGCACTTCGAAAAAATATCTTTCCGGGTAAATAAAAAAATATTTGCAACATATGATAGTAAGAATAAGCGGGCCTGTATCAAATTATCGGAAGTTGACCAGAATGTTTTCTCTTCTTTTGACAGGTCAGTTGTTTTTCCTGTCCCCGATAAATGGGGTAAACAAGGCTGGACATTCATAAATCTCAATAAAGTGCGTAAAGACATGTTCACGGATGCGCTGTCAATGGCTTACTGCATGCTAGCTCCGAAAAAATTTTCTTCGATTGTAAGGCTACGAGAAAAGGAATAA
- a CDS encoding acyl-CoA desaturase, with translation MWVKTIVILLLYFVPYTLMTIGLAAGQPWLFFGLWFLMAWGMIGIGTSVMHDANHGTYSANKKVNSFIGYILELIGGYTVTWKIQHNQLHHTYTNIAGLDDDLDSIKLLRFSPRQPRYWFHRYQHIYVWFFYMIMTLFWMTAKDYRQVVRYKQHDLLTKHKVSLKQALFRITMYKLFYYAYIMVLPILFSGMPWYYVLYGFLLMHFTAGLFLSCIFQPSHIVEASTFELPVDTNGRRMEESWAIHEVENTTDFAPNNRILTWFVGGLNFQIEHHLFTGICHVHYPKLAPIVKIAADDFGIPYHVEPTFWQALRGHVRMLKKLGRE, from the coding sequence ATGTGGGTAAAGACTATTGTCATTTTACTTCTGTATTTCGTGCCATATACTTTAATGACAATAGGTTTGGCAGCAGGGCAGCCCTGGCTGTTCTTCGGATTATGGTTCCTGATGGCCTGGGGTATGATCGGTATAGGAACATCGGTAATGCATGACGCTAATCATGGAACATATTCAGCTAACAAGAAAGTGAACAGCTTTATAGGTTATATACTGGAACTCATCGGCGGCTATACGGTCACGTGGAAGATCCAGCATAACCAATTGCATCACACATATACCAATATTGCAGGGCTTGATGATGACCTGGACAGTATAAAATTATTGCGTTTCTCACCACGCCAGCCACGCTACTGGTTTCATCGTTATCAACACATTTATGTTTGGTTCTTTTACATGATCATGACTCTCTTCTGGATGACAGCAAAAGATTATCGCCAGGTGGTACGGTACAAACAGCACGATCTTCTTACCAAACATAAAGTATCGTTAAAACAGGCTCTGTTCCGTATAACTATGTACAAGCTTTTTTACTATGCATATATAATGGTCCTGCCCATTCTTTTCTCAGGTATGCCCTGGTATTATGTCCTCTATGGTTTTTTACTTATGCATTTCACAGCAGGACTATTCCTTTCCTGTATTTTTCAGCCATCGCACATAGTTGAGGCTTCTACATTTGAATTACCTGTGGATACTAATGGCAGGCGGATGGAAGAATCCTGGGCGATACATGAAGTAGAAAACACCACAGATTTTGCACCTAATAACCGGATTTTAACCTGGTTTGTAGGAGGACTCAATTTCCAGATCGAGCATCATTTGTTCACGGGTATTTGCCATGTACATTATCCCAAACTGGCACCAATTGTAAAAATAGCAGCCGATGATTTTGGAATACCTTACCATGTTGAACCTACTTTCTGGCAGGCATTGCGTGGACATGTCAGGATGTTAAAAAAATTGGGAAGAGAATAA